From Arachis hypogaea cultivar Tifrunner chromosome 3, arahy.Tifrunner.gnm2.J5K5, whole genome shotgun sequence:
tggtcttcaacttttaccagaatatcctctacaagtccataagcttgttttcttgaattgtctgccatctctagtgagatttttgcagcttgcacctcaaagatccctagcttctccattacaaagagaggcatgaggtttacacttgaccctaggtcacacaaggccttcttaaaggtcatggtgcctatggcataAGGttttgagaacttcccaggatcttgtctcttttgaggtaatttctgcctagacaagtcatccagttctttggtgagcaaagggggttcatcctcccaagtctcattgccaaataacttgtcatttagcttcatgattgctctaaggtatttagcaacttgctcttcagtgacatactcatcctcttcagaggaagaatactcatcagagctcatgaatggcagaagtaaatccaatggaatctctacggtctcagtgggagcctcagattcccatgattcctcattagggaactcattggaggccagtggatgtccattgaggtcttcctcagtggcgttcattgcctctccctcctctccaaattcggccatgttgatggccttgcactctccttttggattttcttctgtattgcttggaagagtactaggagggagttcagtaattttcttgctcagctgacccacttgtgcctccaagtttctaatggaggaccttgtttcagtcatgaaactttgagtggttttgattagatcagagaccatggttgctaagtcagaggtgttctgcttagaactctctgtctgttgctgagaagatgatggaaaaggcttgccattgctaaacctgtttcttccaccattattgttgttgaaaccttgttgaagtctctgttgatccttctatgagagatttggatgatttctccatgaaggattataggtgtttccatagggttctcccatgtaattcacctcttccattgaagggttctcaggatcataagcttcttcttcaaatgaagcttccttagtactgcctggtgcattttgcattccagacagactttgagaaatcaaattaacttgctgagtcaatatcttgttctgagccaatatggcattcagagtatcaatctcaagaactcctttcttctgattagtcccattattcacaggattcctttcagaagtgtacatgaattggttatttgtaaccatttcaattagttcttgagcttctgtaggcgtcttcttcagatgaagagatcctccagcagagctatccaaagacatcttggagagtttagacagaccatcatagaaaatacctatgatgctccattcagaaagcatgtcagagggaaaCTTTCTGATtagttgtttgtatctttcccaagcttcatagagggattctccttccttctgtctgaaggtttagacttccactctaagcttactcaatttttgaggtggaaagaactttgccaagaaggcgttgactagcttttcccaagagttcaggctttctttaggttgtgagtccaaccatattctagctctgtctcttacagcaaaagggaatagcataagtctgtagacttcagggtcaaccccattagtcttgacagtgtcacagatttgcaagaattcagctaaaaactgatgaggatcttccaatggaagtctatggaacttgcaattctgttgcattagagaaactaactgaggcttaagctcaaagttttttgctccaatggcagggatagagatgcttctcccatagaagtcgggagtaggtgcaataaagtcacccagcaccttccttgcattgttggcattgttgttgttttcggctgccatgtcttcttctttgaagatttctgttaggtcctctacagagaattgtgctttagcttctcttagctttcgcttcaaagtcctttcaggttcagggtcagcctcaacaagaatgcttttgtctttgctcctgctcatatgaaagagaagaaaacaagaaaatatggaatcctctatgtcacagtatagagattccttgaggtgtcagaggaatagaaaaatagaaggaagaggtagaagaagaatgtgagaagaggggaagaattttcgaaaattaagtaagagattttaaaaacattttgaaaaacactaattgattttcgaaaaccaaaagtggaaaagaaatcaagtgatttttgaaaaagattttgaaattagaaatcaaaaagatttgattgaaaactattttgaaaaagatgtggttaagaagatatgatttgaaaaacaatttaaaaagatttgattttgaaaattaatgacttggctaacaagaaaagatatgattcaaacattaaacctttctcaacagaaaaggcaacatacttgaaatgttgaatcaaatcattaactgatagcaagtatttttgaaaatggaaagaaattgattttgaaaaaggtttgattgaaaagatttgatctgaaaaagatttgattttgaaaaattttgaaaacctgaaaaaaaatttgatttgaaaacaaaatcttccctcttgtgccatcctggcgttaaacgcccagaatggtgcacattctggcgtttaacgcccaaaccactacccttttgggcgttaaacgcccagccaggcaccctggctggcatttaaacgcagtttgtcttccttactgggcattttaaacgcccagctttttctgtataattcctctgctgtatgttctgaatcttcaattctctatattattgacttgaaaagacacaaattaaaaatatttttggatttttaataataaggaataatcaatatgcaactaaaatcaaataacaatgcatgcaagacaccaaacttagcagtttgtatactactgacactaacaaaatgagaatgcatatgagacacataaacactcaagtcaagagaatttaaaaatcagagcaatgaaatcatcaagaacaacttgaagattaatgaggacacatgcatgaatgcaaaaagaacagaaacatgcaattgacaccaaacttaacatgagactctagactcaaacaagaaatatatttttgaattttatgattttgtaattttttttggattttttttcgaaaattaagtgaaaaggaaaaataaaaatatcaaaattcttaatgagaattccaggaatcatgcaatgttagtctaaagtttcagtctaaagaaattagacatggctgaacaagcttcagcaggacattgcattcaagagctaaattgatgaaaatcaatcagctttggtgatgatatgaacatcaccttgaaacactagaattcattcttaagaactctgaagaaaaatacctaatctaagcaacaagatgagccgtcagttgtccaaactcaacaatccccggcaacggcgccaaaaacttggtgcacgaaattgtgatcactacaactcaaataatccccggtgatgaatccaaaaacttggtgctcaataccatggcataaacacaacttcgcacaactaaccagcatgtgtactgggtcgtccaagtaataaaccttacgcgagtaagggtcgatcccacagagattgttggtatgaagcaagctatggtcaccttgtaaatcttagtcaggcaaactcaaatggttatgaatgatgaataaaacataaagataaagatagagatacttatgtaattcattggtgggaatttcagataagcgtatgaagatgcttggtcccttccgtctctctgctttcctactgtcttcatccaatccttcttactcctttccatggcaagctgtatgtagggtttcaccgttgtcagtggctacctcccatcctctcagtgaaaatgttcaacgcaccttgtcacggcacggctaatcatctgtcggttgtcaatcaggttggaatagaatccagtgattcttttgcgtctgtcactaacgcccagccttcaggagtttgaagctcgtcacagtcattcaatcattgaatcctactaagaataccacagacaaggtttagaccttccggattctcttgaatgccgccatcaattctagcttataccacgaagattcctattaagggatctaagagatatccactcaatctaaggtagaacggaggtggttgtcaggcacacgttcatatgtgagaatgatgatgagtgtcacggatcatcacattcatcaagttgaagaacaagtgacatcttagaacaagaacaagctgaattgaatagaagaacaatagtaattgcattaatactcgaggtacagtagagctccacaccttaatctttggtgtgtagaaactccaccgttgaaaatacataagaacaaggtctaggcatggccgtgaggccagcctccccaaaacgtgatcaaaagatctaaaatgatccaaagatgaaaatacaatagcaaaaggtcctacttatagagaactagtagcctagggtttacaaatatgagtaaatgacataaaaatctacttccgggcccacttggtgtgtgcttgggctgagctccaacttgcaacctgtttctataCTCCACGATCTTGGCATTCCAAACTTCGCACATGTTATTGGTGATATTATCACACTTCGGGCCATGGCTAAAGTAAGCCTTCGTCCATGCACCAAGATCAAACATCCGTAGATACTCCCAAGCTGCCTTGTTCACCTTCTTCACAAGTTCCATTGAGTCTTTGAATTCTCTCATTGTTGTGCTCTTAGCAGCCTTCCAAACTAGTCCTTTTGTGTGCTTGTCCTTAAAGTGCTTGATGAAGTTTTTCCATATATGTAAGACACAATTCCTATGATGGGCTTGTGGCATCACCTCGTGCAATGCCTTAGCCAAACCCTGCAATAACAATTCAGCCAACAGTTGAATTAACAAGTAAGCACAAAATTATAACCATATAACAAAAAGGAAACACAAATTTTGTAATGTAACCTTCTGCTGGTCAGACATGAAGTTCCACCCATTGGCAACCACAGAACCAAGATCATCGTTCAGGATTGAAAGAAACCATTTCCAGGAATCAGAGTTCTCAGATTCAACTACAGCAAATGCTATAACAAAGAAACTATTATTGGCATCCAGCCCTACAGCTGACAACAGATGACCACCAAAGTACCCTTTTAAGAGGCATCCATCCAAGCCGATCAGAGGGCGACAGCccgccttgaatcctttcttgCAAGCATCCAGTGAAATGTACAACCTATTGAAGAGTGGACAACCCTCCGGTTGAGGAATTACATCAATCATACCAGTGGATCTAGGATTGCTTCTGTGGATTTCATTTAAGTAGTCATGTAGCTTTCCATATTGTTCTCGCTCCTTTCCAATTGCTTGCTCTCTAGCAGCTTTCAAGGCTCTGTATATCATCCTATAGTTTATATGGACATTATAGTCCTACTTCATGTGCTCTAGTGCCTCTTTTAGAGTCATTAGAGGTTGAGTTACCAACCATTTTACCAACTTACTTGTCACCCAAGCTCTATCATCCATGTTACTGCTCAAATTCCTACCACAGTTTTGGTCTCCAATGAACGTCTTGATTTGAAAACTTAGACTCTGACTATTATGAGAGCAAAACACCAGCCATGGACAACCCTCCTCAGCACACCTTGCTCTAATCCTCTTTGGCTCATTCTTCAAATACATAAGCTCTTTTCCCTCATATACAAAGTAGTCCTTTAGTGCTTGCTTGAACATTGCCATGGTCTCAAAGTGTTGTCCAACCTAAAACTGAACTTCACCATACTCTGCATCCTCATTGAAGTCAGGATATCTTGCCTTATGCTCCTCATCTGAGTCAGAAATTGTGGAGTTAAATGCCTCAGACTCATATTCATATGGCTTATCCAAGTTTGAGTCCAATTCCTCAGCCACTGGATCTGAATTGGGCTTTTCCCTTGCCTCATCATTTGGGTCAACATCACCTGGCCCATTACCTTAATCTCCACTAGGCCCACTGTT
This genomic window contains:
- the LOC140183515 gene encoding uncharacterized protein, whose protein sequence is MAMFKQALKDYFVYEGKELMYLKNEPKRIRARMIYRALKAAREQAIGKEREQYGKLHDYLNEIHRSNPRSTGMIDVIPQPEGCPLFNRLYISLDACKKGFKAGCRPLIGLDGCLLKGYFGGHLLSAVGLDANNSFFVIAFAVVESENSDSWKWFLSILNDDLGSVVANGWNFMSDQQKGLAKALHEVMPQAHHRNCVLHIWKNFIKHFKDKHTKGLVWKAAKSTTMREFKDSMELVKKVNKAAWEYLRMFDLGAWTKAYFSHGPKCDNITNNMCEVWNAKIVEYRNSIGTPPKTMVGSTNSKVARPKNLIASPHKKTGSNVEQTWKH